A DNA window from Pithys albifrons albifrons isolate INPA30051 chromosome 7, PitAlb_v1, whole genome shotgun sequence contains the following coding sequences:
- the FYCO1 gene encoding FYVE and coiled-coil domain-containing protein 1 isoform X4 produces the protein MATTSGESQLQRIIRDLQDAVTELSKEFKEGGEPITDDSVNLQKFSYKLEYLLQFDQKEKSTLLGNRKDYWDYFCDCLAKIKGANDGIRFVKSITELRTSLGKGRAFLRYSLVHQRLADTLQQCFMNTKVTSDWYYARSPFLNSKMSSDIVGQLYELTDVQFDLASRGYDLDAAWPAFARRTLTSLGSSAYLWKPPSRSSSMSSLVSNYLQAQEFPSSPDVNSSLNAEHLEGYEEMRLELDQAELRQRELQDRIRQLEMENQELQAAVSLQKEQVQVEKEKSNNYSEENSRLTKIITELQKQCEVSHSTQSTVHDLQKCLQSLELNAVEQQKEYSTKVEQLLSSKDDCASKLQVSNQELEASRALVAMNSLCIDELKAKLSSAEQKNLNLLAKVDAALDEKGQQATAQCDSALQIRALLEKLQEMEKERADMQRLNDEHASQLKAAKEELQRKEQAQKELESRYNRLTADSKEESEKLTGSLKTMTKEKDALQKALTLKGEEMAELQTQAVSEECGKVREELEEQKRQQHAAEEEITELQAANTSLSRKLDEAREQLSESESARLQKEEEVTSLRELLERIQKEADEAKEKILDYTEKLSKVAADKDSSDQKLFAELDDLTRTKHFLEERLIELIRDKDALWQKSDALEFQQKLSAEQRWQGDTEVNHCLDCQRVFSWMVRRHHCRMCGRIFCYYCCNNYMVTKPGGKKERCCRACFSKPRVIVDSTDDSGSSANQEGSPASLESPVSPSERAFVASEASKPPDDAAFDIITDEELCQVQESESLHNESQMERVSLDQNMTDLCVCWAKQLLGALYSLHSPFQVSGFHRIRNSTCNSSTFDESEEWQVAQDAEICLLKSGEIMIKLPLTVEEIINFGESNRELFIKSSTYSIIPITVTEMGLTISWIFSSDPKSISFSVVYQEAEDTPLDQCKVLIPMTRCNSHKETIRGQVKVRNPGIYTLIFDNTFSRFISKRVFYHLAVERPVIYDGSDFP, from the exons ATGCTGTGACTGAATTAAGTAAAGAATTTAAAGAAGGAGGGGAACCGATCACAGATGACAGTGTCAACTTGCAAAAATTCTCCTACAAGCTTGAGTACCTTCTACAG TTTgaccaaaaagaaaagagcacaTTGCTGGGGAACAGAAAAGACTACTGGGATTATTTCTGCGACTGTCTGGCAAAAATCAAAGGAGCTAATGATGGAATCCGCTTTGTCAAGTCTATTACAGAA CTACGAACAtctcttggaaaaggaagagCATTTCTTCGTTACTCCCTGGTTCACCAAAGACTAGCAGACACCTTGCAGCAGTGTTTTATGAACACCAAGGTGACCAG tgACTGGTACTATGCAAGAAGTCCATTTCTGAATTCCAAAATGAGTTCTGACATTGTGGGTCAACTCTATGAGCTCACTGATGTTCAGTTTGACTTGGCATCAAGAGGGTATGATTTAGATGCTGCTTGGCCAGCATTTGCCAG AAGGACACTGACCTCGCTTGGATCTTCAGCATATTTATGGAAGCCCCCAAGTCGCAGTTCCAGCATGAGCAGTTTAGTGAGCAACTATTTGCAG GCCCAAGAGTTTCCCTCCAGCCCTGATGTAAATAGCTCACTAAATGCTGAACACCTTGAGGGCTATGAGGAGATGCGTTTAGAACTTGACCAGGCTGAGCTGAGGCAGAGGGAACTTCAAGATCGTATTCGCCAGCTAGAAATGGAAAACCAGGAGCTCCAGGCGGCTGTCAGCCTTCAAAAAGAACAAGTACaagtagaaaaggaaaaaagcaataaCTACAGTGAGGAGAACTCTCGGCTGACAAAGATAATCACAGAGTTACAGAAGCAGTGTGAGGTTTCACACTCCACTCAGAGCACTGTCCATGACCTGCAGAAGTGCCTACAGTCACTGGAATTAAATGCAgtggagcagcagaaggagtATTCGACGAAAGTGGAGCAGCTGTTGTCCAGCAAGGATGACTGTGCCTCAAAATTGCAGGTTTCAAATCAAGAGCTGGAGGCCTCGAGGGCTTTGGTTGCTATGAATAGTCTTTGCATCGATGAGCTCAAAGCCAAGCTGAGTTCCGCAGAACAGAAGAACCTCAATCTTCTTGCAAAAGTTGATGCTGCATTGGACGAAAAGGGACAGCAAGCCACAGCCCAGTGTGACTCTGCCCTACAAATACGGGCTCTGTTAGAGAAGCTTCaggagatggaaaaggaaagggcaGATATGCAAAGACTCAATGATGAACATGCATCTCAGCTGAAAGCAGCAAAGGAGGAGCTGCAGCGGAAAGAACAGGCACAGAAAGAACTGGAATCCAGATACAATCGCCTTACTGCTGACTCCAAAGAAGAGAGTGAAAAGCTGACTGGGAGCCTGAAAACCATGACAAAGGAAAAGGATGCACTTCAGAAGGCTCTGACTCTGAAAGGAGAGGAGATGGCTGAGCTCCAGACCCAG GCTGTCAGTGAGGAGTGTGGGAAAGTAAGAGAGGAGCTTGAGGAGCAGAAGCGACAACAGCATGCTGCGGAGGAAGAGATTACGGAGTTACAA GCTGCAAACACGAGTTTGTCCAGAAAGCTGGATGAAGCAAGAGAGCAGCTGTCTGAATCAGAATCTGCTCGGctgcagaaggaagaggaggtgaCATCTCTTAGAGAACTCTTGGAAAG GATCCAAAAAGAAGCTGATGAAGCAAAAGAGAAGATCCTGGATTACACTGAGAAGCTCAGCAAGGTGGCAGCAGACAAAGATAGCAGTGACCAGAAGTTATTTGCTGAACTGGATGACCTGACAAGAACAAAACACTTCCTTGAAGAGCGTTTGATAGAACTTATCAG AGATAAGGATGCTTTGTGGCAAAAATCTGATGCTCTGGAGTTCCAGCAGAagctcagtgcagagcagaggtggCAGGGGGACACAGAAGTTAATCACTGTCTGGACTGCCAGAGAGTGTTCTCATGGATGGTGCGCCGACACCACTGCAG AATGTGTGGTCGCATTTTCTGCTACTACTGCTGCAACAACTACATGGTGACAAAACCTGGTGGAAAAAAGGAGCGTTGCTGCAGGGCTTGCTTTAGTAAGCCTAGAGTCATTGTGGACAGTACAGATGACTCTGGATCCAGTGCCAACCAGGAAGGATCACCAGCTTCATTGGAATCGCCTGTGTCACCGTCTGAGAGGGCTTTTG TTGCAAGTGAAGCTTCTAAACCACCAGATGATGCAGCATTTGATATAATCACTGATGAGGAGCTGTGCCAAGTACAGGAATCAGAGTCTCTCCACAATGAAAGTCAGATGGAAAGAGTATCTCTGGATCAAAACATGACAGATCT aTGTGTTTGCTGGGCTAAGCAGCTGTTAGGGGCTCTGTACAGCCTCCACTCTCCGTTTCAGGTTTCTGGCTTTCACAGAATTCG AAACAGCACATGTAATTCTTCAACCTTTGATGAATCTGAAGAGTGGCAAGTTGCTCAAGATGCTGAGATATGCTTGTTGAAGTCAGGAGAAATCAT GATCAAATTACCCCTTACAGTGGAAGAGATCATAAATTTTGGAGAAAGTAACAGAGAGCTGTTCATTAAATCCAGCACCTACAGTATCATTCCCATCACTGTTACAGAGATGGGGCTAACAATTAGCTGGATCTTTTCCTCAGACCCTAAAAGCATATCCTTCAGTGTTGTCTACCAAGAGGCCGAAGACACACCGCTGGATCAGTGCAAA GTTCTTATCCCTATGACTCGCTGCAACTCTCATAAGGAAACTATCAGAGGACAGGTGAAAGTCAGAAACCCTGGAATCTACACACTGATATTTGACAACACATTCTCTAG GTTTATCTCAAAAAGAGTGTTTTATCACTTGGCTGTTGAACGACCTGTCATCTATGATGGAAGTGATTTTCCATAG
- the FYCO1 gene encoding FYVE and coiled-coil domain-containing protein 1 isoform X1 → MATTSGESQLQRIIRDLQDAVTELSKEFKEGGEPITDDSVNLQKFSYKLEYLLQFDQKEKSTLLGNRKDYWDYFCDCLAKIKGANDGIRFVKSITELRTSLGKGRAFLRYSLVHQRLADTLQQCFMNTKVTSDWYYARSPFLNSKMSSDIVGQLYELTDVQFDLASRGYDLDAAWPAFARRTLTSLGSSAYLWKPPSRSSSMSSLVSNYLQAQEFPSSPDVNSSLNAEHLEGYEEMRLELDQAELRQRELQDRIRQLEMENQELQAAVSLQKEQVQVEKEKSNNYSEENSRLTKIITELQKQCEVSHSTQSTVHDLQKCLQSLELNAVEQQKEYSTKVEQLLSSKDDCASKLQVSNQELEASRALVAMNSLCIDELKAKLSSAEQKNLNLLAKVDAALDEKGQQATAQCDSALQIRALLEKLQEMEKERADMQRLNDEHASQLKAAKEELQRKEQAQKELESRYNRLTADSKEESEKLTGSLKTMTKEKDALQKALTLKGEEMAELQTQVMGSLAQVGSLEKSLEEARKEKEKLEEEYGRREGALKQEAQSQAEQLELQEGRLTKVSQTVCSLEEQNRKLMSEKEHLGQKVKELEEQMEQQNSAMSELDEESRKLKAENVNLQQSKNKMEGKLNNLEASKASLEAEVARLRASEKQLQSEIDDALVSVDEKERKLRGENKQLDEDLQNARRQSQILEEKLEALHSEYEELRQREETTKESYASLEAQLKSARQHSLQMEKSLGTLKESKECLQSQLTEKELELQGMESRCEQLRAEAERHRKKAETLEAEKLSVEKTYLHQTKLIESLTSEKESVEKQQLQQAASLEEAKELAFRLTMSEEQLEVSRGEVSRLQAEVLDLRVKLQQTTDERERMRGELAVTATVLSEQKVLVQQLKEQSESLNRNHVQELVQCKEREGVLKKEQETTAHQKAELENNLLNLKEELSKVKQYLENARMENEENKDLLHRTNTDMAELGIQICALTSEKMDAEEQLAQATQRLKDLEEQAAEQQKKLKLDISNLKEENKSLQEKLEEAQICAAAVPGLQLQLETVKKQAQSFQETSQEELSAIKFQMSTEILNYQTKFKAVSEECGKVREELEEQKRQQHAAEEEITELQAANTSLSRKLDEAREQLSESESARLQKEEEVTSLRELLERIQKEADEAKEKILDYTEKLSKVAADKDSSDQKLFAELDDLTRTKHFLEERLIELIRDKDALWQKSDALEFQQKLSAEQRWQGDTEVNHCLDCQRVFSWMVRRHHCRMCGRIFCYYCCNNYMVTKPGGKKERCCRACFSKPRVIVDSTDDSGSSANQEGSPASLESPVSPSERAFVASEASKPPDDAAFDIITDEELCQVQESESLHNESQMERVSLDQNMTDLCVCWAKQLLGALYSLHSPFQVSGFHRIRNSTCNSSTFDESEEWQVAQDAEICLLKSGEIMIKLPLTVEEIINFGESNRELFIKSSTYSIIPITVTEMGLTISWIFSSDPKSISFSVVYQEAEDTPLDQCKVLIPMTRCNSHKETIRGQVKVRNPGIYTLIFDNTFSRFISKRVFYHLAVERPVIYDGSDFP, encoded by the exons ATGCTGTGACTGAATTAAGTAAAGAATTTAAAGAAGGAGGGGAACCGATCACAGATGACAGTGTCAACTTGCAAAAATTCTCCTACAAGCTTGAGTACCTTCTACAG TTTgaccaaaaagaaaagagcacaTTGCTGGGGAACAGAAAAGACTACTGGGATTATTTCTGCGACTGTCTGGCAAAAATCAAAGGAGCTAATGATGGAATCCGCTTTGTCAAGTCTATTACAGAA CTACGAACAtctcttggaaaaggaagagCATTTCTTCGTTACTCCCTGGTTCACCAAAGACTAGCAGACACCTTGCAGCAGTGTTTTATGAACACCAAGGTGACCAG tgACTGGTACTATGCAAGAAGTCCATTTCTGAATTCCAAAATGAGTTCTGACATTGTGGGTCAACTCTATGAGCTCACTGATGTTCAGTTTGACTTGGCATCAAGAGGGTATGATTTAGATGCTGCTTGGCCAGCATTTGCCAG AAGGACACTGACCTCGCTTGGATCTTCAGCATATTTATGGAAGCCCCCAAGTCGCAGTTCCAGCATGAGCAGTTTAGTGAGCAACTATTTGCAG GCCCAAGAGTTTCCCTCCAGCCCTGATGTAAATAGCTCACTAAATGCTGAACACCTTGAGGGCTATGAGGAGATGCGTTTAGAACTTGACCAGGCTGAGCTGAGGCAGAGGGAACTTCAAGATCGTATTCGCCAGCTAGAAATGGAAAACCAGGAGCTCCAGGCGGCTGTCAGCCTTCAAAAAGAACAAGTACaagtagaaaaggaaaaaagcaataaCTACAGTGAGGAGAACTCTCGGCTGACAAAGATAATCACAGAGTTACAGAAGCAGTGTGAGGTTTCACACTCCACTCAGAGCACTGTCCATGACCTGCAGAAGTGCCTACAGTCACTGGAATTAAATGCAgtggagcagcagaaggagtATTCGACGAAAGTGGAGCAGCTGTTGTCCAGCAAGGATGACTGTGCCTCAAAATTGCAGGTTTCAAATCAAGAGCTGGAGGCCTCGAGGGCTTTGGTTGCTATGAATAGTCTTTGCATCGATGAGCTCAAAGCCAAGCTGAGTTCCGCAGAACAGAAGAACCTCAATCTTCTTGCAAAAGTTGATGCTGCATTGGACGAAAAGGGACAGCAAGCCACAGCCCAGTGTGACTCTGCCCTACAAATACGGGCTCTGTTAGAGAAGCTTCaggagatggaaaaggaaagggcaGATATGCAAAGACTCAATGATGAACATGCATCTCAGCTGAAAGCAGCAAAGGAGGAGCTGCAGCGGAAAGAACAGGCACAGAAAGAACTGGAATCCAGATACAATCGCCTTACTGCTGACTCCAAAGAAGAGAGTGAAAAGCTGACTGGGAGCCTGAAAACCATGACAAAGGAAAAGGATGCACTTCAGAAGGCTCTGACTCTGAAAGGAGAGGAGATGGCTGAGCTCCAGACCCAGGTAATGGGGTCGCTGGCTCAGGTGGGGTCACTGGAGAAAAGTCTTGAGGAagccaggaaagaaaaggagaaacttGAGGAGGAATATGGTAGGAGGGAAGGAGCACTGAAGCAGGAAGCCCAGTCACAAGCAGAGCAACTTGAACTACAGGAGGGTCGCTTAACAAAGGTGAGTCAGACTGTGTGTAGCCTTGAGGAGCAAAACCGGAAACTCATGTCTGAGAAGGAGCATCTCGGGCAGAAAGtcaaggagctggaggagcagatgGAGCAGCAAAACTCCGCAATGAGTGAATTGGATGAGGAGAGCAGGAAGCTGAAAGCAGAGAATGTGAATTTGCAGCAGTCCAAGAACAAGATGGAAGGGAAGCTGAATAATCTGGAAGCTTCTAAAGCTTCCCTGGAAGCTGAGGTAGCCAGGCTGAGAGCCTCTGAGAAACAACTTCAGAGTGAGATAGATGATGCTCTGGTGTCAGTTGATGAAAAAGAGAGGAAGCTCCGGGGTGAGAACAAACAGCTGGATGAAGATTTGCAGAATGCCAGGAGGCAAAGCCAAATTCTGGAGGAGAAGTTAGAGGCTCTGCACTCAGAATATGAAGAACTAAGGCAAAGAGAAGAGACCACCAAGGAGTCTTATGCCTCACTTGAAGCTCAGCTAAAGAGTGCCAGACAGCATAGtttacaaatggaaaaaagctTGGGCACcttgaaggaaagcaaagagtGTCTCCAGTCACAGCTCACAGAGAAGGAACTAGAACTGCAAGGCATGGAGAGCCGGTgtgagcagctgagagcagaagctgaaagacacagaaagaaagcagagacTCTTGAGGCAGAAAAGCTCAGTGTTGAAAAGACATACCTTCATCAGACAAAGCTTATAGAATCCCTCACATCAGAAAAAGAATCAGTGGAAAAACAGCAACTACAGCAGGCAGCTTCCCTGGAGGAGGCAAAAGAGCTGGCCTTCAGACTGACCATGAGTGAAGAGCAGCTGGAGGTCAGCCGAGGTGAAGTGTCCAGGCTGCAAGCAGAAGTCCTCGACCTGCGAGTCAAGCTTCAGCAAACCACTGATGAGAGAGAGAGGATGAGAGGTGAGCTGGCAGTCACTGCGACTGTCTTGAGTGAGCAGAAGGTGCTTGTCCAGCAGCTGAAAGAGCAGAGTGAGTCTCTCAACAGAAACCATGTGCAAGAACTGGTACAATgtaaagaaagggaaggagtgCTGAAAAAAGAGCAGGAGACAACAGCCCATCAGAAAGCTGAGttggaaaataatttgctgAACCTGAAGGAAGAGCTATCCAAGGTTAAGCAGTACTTGGAAAATGCTAGAATGGAAAACGAAGAAAACAAAGATCTCCTCCACAGGACTAACACAGATATGGCTGAACTTGGTATTCAGATTTGTGCCTTGACCTCTGAGAAGATGGATGCAGAAGAGCAGTTAGCCCAGGCCACACAAAGGCTCAAAGATCTGGAagaacaggcagcagagcaaCAGAAGAAGCTGAAGCTTGACATTTCTAATCTCAAAGAGGAGAACAAGAGCCTGCAAGAGAAATTAGAGGAGGCTCAAATATGTGCCGCAGCTGTCCCAGGTCTGCAACTGCAGCTGGAGACAGTAAAGAAACAGGCACAGAGTTTCCAAGAGACCAGCCAAGAAGAACTGTCTGCAATAAAATTTCAAATGAGCACAGAGATTCTAAATTATCAGACAAAATTCAAG GCTGTCAGTGAGGAGTGTGGGAAAGTAAGAGAGGAGCTTGAGGAGCAGAAGCGACAACAGCATGCTGCGGAGGAAGAGATTACGGAGTTACAA GCTGCAAACACGAGTTTGTCCAGAAAGCTGGATGAAGCAAGAGAGCAGCTGTCTGAATCAGAATCTGCTCGGctgcagaaggaagaggaggtgaCATCTCTTAGAGAACTCTTGGAAAG GATCCAAAAAGAAGCTGATGAAGCAAAAGAGAAGATCCTGGATTACACTGAGAAGCTCAGCAAGGTGGCAGCAGACAAAGATAGCAGTGACCAGAAGTTATTTGCTGAACTGGATGACCTGACAAGAACAAAACACTTCCTTGAAGAGCGTTTGATAGAACTTATCAG AGATAAGGATGCTTTGTGGCAAAAATCTGATGCTCTGGAGTTCCAGCAGAagctcagtgcagagcagaggtggCAGGGGGACACAGAAGTTAATCACTGTCTGGACTGCCAGAGAGTGTTCTCATGGATGGTGCGCCGACACCACTGCAG AATGTGTGGTCGCATTTTCTGCTACTACTGCTGCAACAACTACATGGTGACAAAACCTGGTGGAAAAAAGGAGCGTTGCTGCAGGGCTTGCTTTAGTAAGCCTAGAGTCATTGTGGACAGTACAGATGACTCTGGATCCAGTGCCAACCAGGAAGGATCACCAGCTTCATTGGAATCGCCTGTGTCACCGTCTGAGAGGGCTTTTG TTGCAAGTGAAGCTTCTAAACCACCAGATGATGCAGCATTTGATATAATCACTGATGAGGAGCTGTGCCAAGTACAGGAATCAGAGTCTCTCCACAATGAAAGTCAGATGGAAAGAGTATCTCTGGATCAAAACATGACAGATCT aTGTGTTTGCTGGGCTAAGCAGCTGTTAGGGGCTCTGTACAGCCTCCACTCTCCGTTTCAGGTTTCTGGCTTTCACAGAATTCG AAACAGCACATGTAATTCTTCAACCTTTGATGAATCTGAAGAGTGGCAAGTTGCTCAAGATGCTGAGATATGCTTGTTGAAGTCAGGAGAAATCAT GATCAAATTACCCCTTACAGTGGAAGAGATCATAAATTTTGGAGAAAGTAACAGAGAGCTGTTCATTAAATCCAGCACCTACAGTATCATTCCCATCACTGTTACAGAGATGGGGCTAACAATTAGCTGGATCTTTTCCTCAGACCCTAAAAGCATATCCTTCAGTGTTGTCTACCAAGAGGCCGAAGACACACCGCTGGATCAGTGCAAA GTTCTTATCCCTATGACTCGCTGCAACTCTCATAAGGAAACTATCAGAGGACAGGTGAAAGTCAGAAACCCTGGAATCTACACACTGATATTTGACAACACATTCTCTAG GTTTATCTCAAAAAGAGTGTTTTATCACTTGGCTGTTGAACGACCTGTCATCTATGATGGAAGTGATTTTCCATAG